One Ricinus communis isolate WT05 ecotype wild-type chromosome 2, ASM1957865v1, whole genome shotgun sequence DNA segment encodes these proteins:
- the LOC125369145 gene encoding uncharacterized protein LOC125369145, producing the protein MSPSTEVSYQVNVPFSWEHKPGVSKIKHHHQESIVLDVWKYSMQKQSPPPPCPSKSSTNNNFSFHHQDLPFRLPALKAPSKISYFKKVIGYHREDEDPFLVAYKKCTTSKDHGKIRRLNINAFQTLSCKYSCPVAR; encoded by the coding sequence ATGAGTCCAAGTACTGAGGTAAGCTATCAAGTTAACGTGCCCTTTTCGTGGGAGCACAAGCCTGGAGTTTCCAAGATTAAACATCATCATCAAGAAAGCATTGTCCTTGATGTATGGAAATATTCCATGCAAAAGCAGTCGCCTCCTCCTCCTTGCCCTTCAAAGAGCAGTACTAATAATAACTTCTCTTTTCATCATCAAGACCTTCCATTTCGTCTTCCTGCTTTGAAGGCTCCAtctaaaattagttatttcaAAAAGGTTATTGGGTATCATCGAGAAGATGAAGACCCCTTTCTTGTGGCTTACAAGAAGTGCACTACATCTAAGGATCATGGCAAGATCAGAAGGTTGAACATTAATGCTTTTCAAACTTTGTCCTGTAAGTACTCGTGCCCTGTTGCTAGATGA